The following proteins are encoded in a genomic region of Gopherus flavomarginatus isolate rGopFla2 chromosome 14, rGopFla2.mat.asm, whole genome shotgun sequence:
- the DYNLRB2 gene encoding dynein light chain roadblock-type 2 → MAEVEETLKRIQAHKGVIGTIVVNAEGIPIRTTLDNSTTVQYAGLLHQLTMKARSTVRDIDPQNDLTFLRIRSKKHEIMVAPDKEYLLIVIQNPCE, encoded by the exons ATG GCAGAAGTAGAGGAAACACTAAAGAGGATTCAGGCACACAAAGGGGTTATTGGAACTATTGTTGTAAATGCAGAAG GAATTCCAATCAGAACAACTCTAGATAATTCTACAACAGTACAATATGCAGGTCTTCTTCATCAGCTCACAATGAAAGCGAGGAGCACAGTGAGAGATATAGATCCTCAGAATGATCTAACCTTTCTTCGGATCAGATCTAAGAAACATGAAATCATGGTAGCCCCAG ATAAGGAGTATCTTCTAATTGTTATTCAGAACCCATGTGAATAG